One Argentina anserina chromosome 6, drPotAnse1.1, whole genome shotgun sequence genomic window, CATTACTCTATTGGTTGATAATCGAGTCGATACGATATGATATTGGAACGTCTTTGCTTGTATATGTTGGATCCAAACTCATCAAGAAGGAGTTGGAAGCTTGTTAATGAGCTTCCGCCTCGCACCTTGAAGAGAAAAGGCATGGGATTTGAAGCGCTAGGAAAGAAAGTTTACTTGTTAGGTGGTTGTGGTTGGTGTGAAGATGCTGTAGATGAGGTCTACTGCTATGATGCTTCCCTGCACACCTGGAATGAAGCTGCTCCCTTATCTACTGCTAGGTATTGTGCCTCAGTCGCTGTGAAACGCTACTTGATctcctttatttatttattttttttaaataaggcGGGCGATCAAATCGGGTTGTACTGTGATCTTGAAGCTTATGATTGCTCACTACGTGTACTGTTAGTAGCAAAATCTATCACAATAGTCTGGCTATTTATTTCTTTAGTAATTGacaattgtttttattttccatgtGCAGGTGCTATTTTGCCTGTGAAGTATTAGACGAGAAAATATATGCAATTGGTGGATTAGGTTCTAATTCGAGTGATCCACATTCTTGGGACATTTATGATCCTAGCATTAATAAGTGGATTTTTCACTCGGATCCAAACATTGTCGCTGAAATTGAGGATTCTGGCCAAGAAAATCTACATCCGCTGTGGCACTTCTGCTGTATCTTCTCATGTCTATGCTGTTGTTTATGAACCATCAAGTGGTACATGGCAGCATGCAGATGCTGATATGGTCTCTGGCTGGCGAGGTCCAGCAGTTGTAATAGACGGAACCCTTTATGTATTGGATCAGAGCTCAGGAACTAGGCTGATGATGTGGGACAAGGAGACTAGGGAATGGATTCCAGTTGGGAGGCTGTCATCCTTGCTTACCAGACCGCCCTGTCAACTCGTAGCTATTGGGAAGAGTATTTATGTTGTTGGTAAGGGGCTTAGTACAGTCATGTTTGATGTTGAAAATGCAGGAAATATGGAAGGGGTAATTGTGAGTTCTTCAATACCTAAATTGGATTCTGATGATGATGTAATCAGCTGTAAATGTTTGTCCATTTGAATTTTTGTTATTCATGGAGTATTAAAACTACAACTGTATTAACTGGATGTATATTGCATGGATCAGTTGGATGTATTTGGAAAATTGATAAGATTTGAAAATTGTCAAGTGAATCCAGATAAAACTTATAAGTTGCAATACTATAAGAACACTTTGGCTTGCACTCTCCCCGGTGGTAATATTACTTTAAATGCTGTCGTTTGTGAGTATTGTGGTGACAGTGGTTGGAATCTGGACCTTCTCAACACCTTGATTCCAAAGTAACATTGTGAGTCAAATTATCAATGTTCCCACAGCTTTTGAGAATGGTGGTAGGGAACTAGGGATGTTCTTATCAGGGGTGGCACTCCTAATGGCAATTTTCTGTTAGTTCTGCTGACAATTCTAAATTTGATCCGAGTTGGCTCATAATTTATATGGAAACTCTCCCAAAGATAAAAGACTTCTGTGGTCTATTTTATATAAAGAGAATTAAAGTTCACAGCTGCTGCTACTTGCGCTGTATATCTTGCTGTTGATGTCCATATGTTTTGGGACTGTCCTAGATCTTCTCTCATTTGGAATACTTTTCTCAGGCTTGGTAgtattcttattttcttatcccttgaCTGGAATGGTTTGCTTGCTGCCCAAATACACTGTAAGTCTATTGTCCAGAAGAATAACAGATGGTGTAATAtctttgttttgatttgttgGTTCATCCTGGTTTCATTATGCCTTCATGGCTACATGCCCTGATTAGAGTTATAATGATGAGTGGGGCACTGCTGATTTGAGAAAGAATTTACAGACCATTTATAGTCATGTCTATTTTGCTTTGGCGAAAATATGCTGCCAATGTTCTTGAGTCTGACTCAGCAATATTAGTGCAATAGGTCCAGAATGTTGATAAGAACAACATTATC contains:
- the LOC126798343 gene encoding LOW QUALITY PROTEIN: F-box/kelch-repeat protein SKIP4-like (The sequence of the model RefSeq protein was modified relative to this genomic sequence to represent the inferred CDS: inserted 2 bases in 1 codon), which translates into the protein MILERLCLYMLDPNSSRRSWKLVNELPPRTLKRKGMGFEALGKKVYLLGGCGWCEDAVDEVYCYDASLHTWNEAAPLSTARCYFACEVLDEKIYAIGGLGSNSSDPHSWDIYDPSINKWIFHSDPNIVAEIEDXLAKKIYIRCGTSAVSSHVYAVVYEPSSGTWQHADADMVSGWRGPAVVIDGTLYVLDQSSGTRLMMWDKETREWIPVGRLSSLLTRPPCQLVAIGKSIYVVGKGLSTVMFDVENAGNMEGVIVSSSIPKLDSDDDVISCKCLSI